One Oceanivirga salmonicida DNA window includes the following coding sequences:
- the dnaJ gene encoding molecular chaperone DnaJ: MAKRDYYEILGVDKNASKDEIKKAYRRLSKKYHPDLNKDNKEEAAEKFKEISEANEILSDAQKRETYDRFGHAAFENGGAGAGGFGGFGGFEGFSGFGSGGFSDIFESFFGGNSESYGSSYSSRTVKGRDLEYNINLKLEDIVSDYDAKVSYTRKGKCNSCDGTGAHNKEFNNCGVCNGTGQVTRIQRTIIGNIRQTEVCSSCSGKGKVPKKACSSCNGYGTKDEKIERTFKIPSGIEDGTRMIVRNLGSYPRGGGEYGDLYLRVNIEKHKIFRREGLDIHCEIPIKFTDAILGREIEIPTLYGKEKITLKESTQTGTTEVLKSKGLNFRGRQGNQINKYNIEIPTNLNSEQKKILEKLEKTLNSENYTESHSFFDWLKGLFK, translated from the coding sequence ATGGCAAAAAGAGATTACTATGAAATATTAGGAGTAGATAAGAATGCTAGTAAAGATGAGATAAAAAAAGCATATAGAAGACTATCAAAAAAATATCACCCTGATTTAAATAAAGATAATAAAGAAGAAGCAGCAGAAAAATTTAAAGAAATTTCCGAAGCCAATGAAATTTTAAGTGATGCACAAAAAAGAGAAACATATGATAGATTTGGTCATGCAGCATTTGAAAATGGTGGTGCAGGAGCAGGTGGATTTGGTGGTTTTGGCGGGTTTGAAGGCTTTTCAGGATTTGGTTCAGGTGGATTTTCTGATATATTTGAAAGTTTCTTTGGTGGAAATTCTGAATCATATGGTAGTTCATACTCAAGTAGAACAGTTAAAGGTAGAGATTTAGAATATAATATAAACCTAAAATTAGAAGATATAGTAAGTGATTATGATGCCAAAGTTAGCTATACTAGAAAAGGTAAATGTAATAGCTGTGATGGAACAGGAGCTCACAATAAAGAATTTAATAATTGTGGAGTATGTAACGGGACAGGACAAGTTACTAGAATACAAAGAACCATTATAGGTAATATAAGACAAACAGAAGTTTGTTCATCATGTAGCGGTAAAGGAAAAGTTCCTAAAAAAGCTTGTTCTAGTTGTAATGGTTATGGAACAAAAGATGAAAAAATTGAAAGAACATTTAAAATTCCATCTGGTATAGAAGACGGAACTAGAATGATAGTTAGAAATTTAGGTTCTTACCCAAGAGGTGGGGGAGAATATGGAGATTTATATCTTCGTGTAAATATAGAAAAGCATAAAATATTTAGAAGAGAAGGCTTAGATATACACTGTGAAATACCTATTAAATTTACAGATGCAATATTAGGTAGAGAAATAGAAATACCTACTTTATATGGAAAAGAAAAAATAACACTTAAAGAAAGTACACAAACTGGAACTACTGAAGTATTAAAATCTAAGGGTCTTAATTTTAGGGGTAGACAAGGTAACCAAATTAATAAATATAATATTGAAATACCAACTAATTTAAATTCAGAACAAAAGAAAATTTTAGAAAAATTAGAAAAAACTTTAAATAGTGAAAATTATACTGAGTCGCATTCATTTTTTGATTGGTTGAAAGGACTTTTTAAATAG